In a single window of the Penaeus chinensis breed Huanghai No. 1 chromosome 4, ASM1920278v2, whole genome shotgun sequence genome:
- the LOC125025305 gene encoding argininosuccinate synthase-like: protein MANALHCEDDAESLTVDIHLAEGPFKLYNVYSKPGCRILDVSQNALAYCLRCNENVEVLEARLINVLNKTVAQIIPKTRPWSRRQRTPDNLALLKGVVRGDKENAKIVRQKSSWNGVSPLTTEPPLQNCGNSSDKLTTAQPRGAHTTTLNQGQIDWSMSSLQEQATDWQSGVLENPSAHPPEGIFQMTTDPEKAPETPQVLTIAFNKGIPCSVIVAGDATLVKDPLEIFCVCNSVGAKHGVGRIDIVENRFVGLKSRGIYETPGLTILRAAHLDLEALCIDREVRKIKAYLSTRMSEMVYNGLWYSPEFEYTKDCISQSQKQVTGSVTVKVYKGNVYVLGRSAPVSLYNQELVSMDVQGDYEPGDAHGFIKINAVRLREYERVKQIAKSN, encoded by the exons ATGGCCAATGCACTGCACTGTGAAGATGATGCTGAATCTCTTACTGTTGATATTCACCTGGCGGAGGGCCCCTTCAAGCTATACAATGTGTACAGCAAGCCAGGTTGTAGGATCTTAGAtgtcagccag AATGCTTTGGCCTACTGTCTTAGATGCAATGAAAATGTGGAAGttcttgaagccagacttatcaatgtCTTAAATAAAACAGTTGCACAGatcatacctaaaactcggccttggTCCAGGAG gcaaagaacccctgacaacctagcgCTCCTAAAGGGAGTTGTCAGGGGTGACAAGGAAAATGCCAAAATAGTCAGGCAGAAAAgtagctggaatggtgtgagtccctTGACCACCGAACCACCCTTACAGAATTGTGGCAACAGTTCAGACAAGCTAACaaccgctcagccccgaggtgcacacaccACGACCCTCAATCAGGGGCAAATAGACTGGAGCATGAGTTCTCTGCAAGAAcaagcaaca Gactggcag TCTGGTGTCTTGGAGAACCCCTCTGCTCATCCTCCCGAAGGAATTTTCCAGATGACAACAGACCCAGAAAAGGCTCCAGAAACACCACAAGTCCTTACTATTGCATTTAACAAAG GTATACCATGTAGTGTGATAGTTGCTGGGGATGCCACACTAGTAAAAGATCCACTGGAAATTTTCTGTGTGTGCAATTCAGTAGGAGCTAAACATGGAGTTGGAAGAATTGATATTGTGGAAAACAGATTTGTTGGCCTAAAG TCAAGAGGGATATATGAGACCCCAGGCTTGACAATACTCCGAGCTGCTCATCTGGACCTTGAGGCTCTGTGCATTGACCGTGAAGTGAGGAAAATAAAAGCATATCTTAGCACTCGTATGTCTGAAATGGTTTACAATG GGTTGTGGTATAGCCCTGAGTTTGAGTACACAAAGGACTGCATTAGCCAATCCCAGAAGCAGGTTACTGGCAGTGTTACTGTGAAGGTTTACAAGGGCAATG TGTACGTGTTGGGCAGGAGTGCTCCAGTGTCCCTGTACAATCAAGAGTTGGTTTCTATGGATGTCCAGGGAGACTATGAGCCAGGGGATGCCCATGGCTTTATCAAAATCAATGCAGTTCGTCTCCGAGAATATGAGAGAGTAAAGCAGATTGCCAAGAGTaactaa
- the LOC125025109 gene encoding cyclin-C-like yields MAGNFWQSAHFQQWLLDSQDLIQERQADLEVLSEEEYMKIMTFFANFIQQLGESLKLKQQVIATATCFLKRFYARNSLKCIDPLLLAPTSVFLSSKVEEFGVISNSRLISTCQTIVKNKFAYAYTTEFPYRTNHILECEFYLLESMDCCLIVYQPYRPLVQYMQDLGGEGEVLQLAWRIVNDSLRTDVCLLFPPYEIALSCIHMACVVHQKDCKQWFAELNTDLDRLMEITRYILNLYELWKSYDERKEIQALLQKMPKPNTQPVPR; encoded by the exons ATGGCTGGGAATTTTTGGCAGAGCGCACATTT CCAACAATGGCTCCTCGACAGTCAGGACCTGATACAAGAACGCCAGGCTGACCTAGAGGTGCTGTCTGAAGAAGAGTACATGAAGATTATGACCTTCTTTGCTAACT TTATTCAGCAACTTGGTGAATCACTCAAGCTTAAACAACAGGTCATCGCAACTGCCACATGCTTCCTTAAAAGATTCTACGCAAGAAATTCTCTCAAGTGCATTGACCCTCTTCTCCTCGCCCCCACCAGTGTCTTCCTCTCatccaaggttgaggagtttggGGTCATCTCCAACAGCAGATTAATTTCCACTTGCCAAACTATTG TAAAGAACAAGTTTGCTTATGCATACACAACAGAATTTCCATATCGGACGAACCACATTTTGGAGTGTGAGTTTTACCTCCTGGAGAGTATGGACTGTTGCCTCATTGTATATCAGCCATACAG ACCATTGGTGCAATACATGCAGGAcctaggaggagaaggggaagtgctGCAACTAGCTTGGAGGATTGTAAATGATTCCCTTCGCACAGATGTGTGTCTTCTGTTCCCCCCTTATGAAATTGCATTAT CCTGCATCCATATGGCGTGTGTCGTCCATCAGAAGGATTGCAAGCAGTGGTTCGCCGAACTGAACACTGACCTGGACCGGCTCATGGAGATCACTAGGTACATTCTCAACTTGTATGAACTCTGGAAATCATATGACGAACGCAAGGAGATCCAAGCTCTCCTCCAGAAGATGCCAAAACCCAATACCCAGCCTGTCCCCCGGTGA